The proteins below come from a single Rhizobium tropici CIAT 899 genomic window:
- a CDS encoding cation diffusion facilitator family transporter — MSAQGNDTIRRLALWGIPLSLGVMGLKMLAWWLTGSVALLSDGLESLVNVVAAFIAFFVIRYAQKPADHDHPFGHHKAEYLSAVTEGVMIVVAALMIVQEAVGHLGNPQPMQAPVLGLAINFVAGVINGVWALTLIRAGRTHRSPALTADGQHIMSDVYTSIGVVIGLLLALGTGQPIFDPVLAILVAINILYQGWKVISTSIDGLMDKAVLPEEEETIKNAIAGNAEGSLGVHDLKTRRAGAVTFVDFHMVVPAAMPVREAHRICDRLEDAIRAIHAGAEITIHVEPEGEKAHGIRVKVIKET, encoded by the coding sequence ATGAGTGCTCAAGGAAACGATACGATCAGGCGGCTTGCCCTCTGGGGCATTCCTCTGTCGCTCGGCGTCATGGGGCTGAAGATGCTGGCCTGGTGGCTGACGGGCTCTGTTGCGCTTCTGTCTGATGGACTTGAATCGCTCGTCAATGTCGTTGCCGCTTTCATCGCCTTTTTCGTCATCCGTTATGCCCAGAAGCCGGCCGATCACGATCATCCCTTCGGTCATCACAAGGCAGAATATCTCTCTGCCGTTACCGAAGGCGTGATGATTGTCGTTGCGGCGCTGATGATCGTGCAGGAAGCGGTCGGGCATCTCGGCAATCCGCAGCCGATGCAGGCGCCTGTGCTGGGTCTCGCCATCAACTTCGTCGCCGGCGTCATCAACGGCGTGTGGGCCTTGACGCTGATCCGGGCCGGGCGGACGCATCGCTCACCGGCACTGACGGCGGACGGCCAGCACATCATGTCGGATGTCTATACTTCGATCGGCGTGGTCATCGGCCTGTTGCTGGCGCTCGGCACCGGCCAGCCGATCTTCGATCCCGTGCTTGCCATTCTCGTTGCCATCAACATTCTCTACCAGGGCTGGAAGGTCATCTCCACCTCGATCGACGGGCTTATGGACAAGGCTGTCCTGCCGGAAGAGGAGGAGACTATCAAGAATGCGATCGCGGGGAATGCCGAGGGTTCGCTCGGCGTGCATGATCTCAAGACGCGCAGGGCAGGAGCAGTGACCTTCGTCGATTTTCACATGGTCGTACCCGCCGCCATGCCGGTGCGAGAGGCACACAGAATCTGCGACCGCCTTGAAGATGCCATACGGGCGATCCATGCGGGCGCCGAAATAACCATTCATGTGGAGCCTGAGGGCGAAAAAGCCCATGGTATCCGCGTCAAAGTGATCAAGGAGACCTGA
- the bluB gene encoding 5,6-dimethylbenzimidazole synthase, with product MPAPENTADATSSIADAPADVSDHLVTAGAFSEGERSAVYRAIETRRDVRDQFRPDPLPDDLVRRLLEAAHSAPSVGFMQPWNFILIRQSETRERVWQAFHQANEEACAMFEGDRRAQYQRLKLEGIRKAPLSICITCDTKRGGPVVLGRTHNPDTDVYSTVCAVQNLWLAARAEGVGVGWVSIFHEDAIKAILGIPEHVKIVAWLCVGYVDELYDMPELAVKGWRDRLPLDKLVFEESWQDCEDM from the coding sequence ATGCCCGCTCCTGAAAATACTGCCGATGCTACATCGTCCATCGCCGACGCTCCCGCGGATGTGTCGGACCATCTGGTTACAGCCGGGGCATTTTCGGAGGGGGAACGCAGCGCCGTCTATCGCGCCATCGAGACACGGCGCGACGTGCGTGACCAGTTCCGGCCCGATCCCCTGCCCGACGATCTTGTCCGGCGCTTGCTCGAAGCTGCTCATTCGGCGCCGTCGGTCGGTTTCATGCAGCCGTGGAATTTCATTCTGATCCGTCAGAGCGAGACGCGCGAGCGCGTGTGGCAGGCCTTCCATCAGGCCAATGAGGAAGCCTGTGCGATGTTCGAAGGCGATCGCCGCGCGCAGTATCAGCGGCTGAAACTGGAAGGTATTCGCAAGGCGCCCCTCAGCATCTGCATCACCTGTGACACCAAGCGCGGCGGTCCCGTCGTGCTCGGCCGCACCCACAATCCGGATACCGATGTCTATTCGACGGTCTGCGCCGTGCAGAACCTCTGGCTTGCGGCAAGGGCCGAAGGCGTCGGCGTCGGCTGGGTCAGCATCTTCCACGAGGATGCCATCAAGGCAATCCTCGGCATACCCGAACACGTGAAGATCGTCGCCTGGCTCTGCGTCGGCTATGTCGACGAGCTCTACGACATGCCGGAACTTGCGGTGAAGGGATGGCGCGACCGCCTGCCGCTCGACAAGCTGGTCTTCGAGGAAAGCTGGCAGGACTGCGAGGACATGTGA
- a CDS encoding glyoxalase superfamily protein — protein MPTLDTLRKQAKLLMRWHRERDYSIGGRVRVLDRFKALTDREILAMKFPLTLAQEIVAVEAGHKSWAELKAVAMDAPKMPAASAEPPVFKSIVPILFVRDVATSAAFFREKLGFVEEFLHGLPPFYGAVSRDGIWVHLRLVYEPYFAAAAAKEGALILASIEVSNVQGLFEEFKAKDVEFAQPLTKQAWGGTDFHVRDPDGNVISFVTFRS, from the coding sequence ATGCCAACCCTCGATACCCTCCGTAAGCAAGCCAAGCTGCTGATGCGCTGGCACCGTGAGCGCGACTATTCCATCGGCGGAAGAGTTCGTGTGCTCGACCGTTTCAAGGCTTTAACTGATCGCGAGATTCTGGCGATGAAATTTCCTTTGACGCTGGCACAGGAGATCGTCGCAGTCGAAGCTGGCCATAAGAGCTGGGCCGAGTTGAAGGCCGTTGCTATGGATGCGCCAAAGATGCCGGCGGCATCAGCGGAACCGCCGGTTTTCAAGAGCATCGTTCCCATCCTTTTCGTGCGGGATGTGGCTACGAGTGCGGCCTTCTTCAGGGAGAAGCTTGGCTTTGTGGAGGAATTTCTGCATGGGTTGCCGCCATTCTACGGTGCCGTGTCGCGTGATGGCATCTGGGTTCACTTGCGGCTCGTCTATGAACCCTATTTTGCAGCTGCTGCGGCGAAAGAGGGCGCGCTGATCCTGGCGTCGATCGAGGTTTCGAACGTTCAGGGATTGTTCGAGGAGTTCAAGGCGAAGGACGTGGAGTTTGCGCAGCCGCTCACCAAGCAAGCTTGGGGAGGCACCGATTTTCACGTGCGCGATCCGGATGGAAACGTGATCTCGTTTGTGACGTTCAGGTCGTAA
- a CDS encoding TIGR02117 family protein: MHSEKVHGAILCLESANKPLKRLNDGGDVQSVISKIFKGVLYVVLAVVLLAGLGIVVPRPLWHDGPAVRTERSQQILMLSNPIHTDIAIPVDSDLLIRFAFLRTAGLDLDNPNLRYLIFGWGGRSFYTETRTWADLKAGPVLKSFALDRSVIHAELAGDIPLDAPAVTAINLDAVGLERLKQFILGSFDRFDSGPISLPGSNYGPNDAFFEARGYFNALMGCNTWTAAALRQAGLTSGLWTSLPWMLRMSLRLHNDDERFAASHTLP, translated from the coding sequence ATGCACTCGGAAAAGGTGCATGGGGCTATTTTGTGCCTTGAAAGTGCCAACAAACCGCTGAAGAGATTGAATGATGGCGGGGACGTTCAGTCGGTGATCTCAAAGATATTCAAGGGCGTTCTCTACGTCGTTCTTGCTGTCGTGCTCCTCGCCGGTCTCGGCATCGTCGTGCCACGGCCGCTCTGGCATGACGGGCCAGCTGTCCGCACCGAACGCTCCCAGCAAATCCTCATGCTCAGCAACCCCATCCATACGGACATTGCCATTCCCGTCGATAGCGATCTCCTCATTCGTTTCGCCTTCCTGCGGACGGCTGGGCTCGATCTCGACAATCCCAACCTGCGGTATCTCATCTTCGGCTGGGGCGGCCGAAGCTTCTATACAGAGACGCGGACCTGGGCTGATTTGAAGGCGGGTCCCGTGTTGAAGAGCTTTGCGCTCGATCGTTCCGTCATTCATGCGGAACTCGCAGGCGATATCCCGCTGGATGCACCGGCTGTCACCGCGATCAACCTCGATGCCGTCGGGCTGGAGCGGCTCAAACAGTTCATTCTCGGCAGTTTCGATCGCTTTGACAGTGGCCCGATATCTCTGCCTGGCAGCAACTACGGACCCAACGATGCGTTCTTCGAAGCGCGGGGCTATTTCAACGCTTTGATGGGTTGCAATACCTGGACAGCCGCCGCGCTGAGGCAGGCGGGCTTGACCTCCGGCCTTTGGACATCCTTGCCCTGGATGCTGCGAATGTCCTTGCGGCTGCATAATGACGATGAACGCTTTGCGGCAAGCCACACCTTGCCTTGA
- a CDS encoding anthranilate synthase: MVTILRDDGAEIYETKGGITVTRQRRPTPYADAVLSYIDKLDERRGAVFSSNYEYPGRYTRWDTAIVDPPLGLSCNGRDVWIEAYNERGEVILGFIAEKLKTVSEVVLGASTPRRLDLTVKTPDRVFTEEERSKMPTVFTVLRAVTDLFYSQADASIGFYGAFGYDLAFQFDAIDLKLKRPDDQRDMVLYLPDEILVVDNYSAKAWIDRYDFAKGGQSTEGKSGEIAPEPFRHTDAIPPKSDHRPGEYAELVVKAKESFRKGDLFEVVPGQKFMERCESKPSDISKRLKAINPSPYSFFINLGNQEYLVGASPEMFVRVSGRRIETCPISGTIKRGDDPIADSEQILKLLNSKKDESELTMCSDVDRNDKSRVCEPGSVKVIGRRQIEMYSRLIHTVDHIEGRLRDDMDAFDGFLSHAWAVTVTGAPKLWAMRFIESHEKSPRAWYGGAIGMVGFNGDMNTGLTLRTVRIKDGIAEVRAGATLLNDSIPEEEEAETELKASAMLSAIRDAKTGNSGKQQRDVASVGKGVKILLVDHEDSFVHTLANYFRQTGATVSTVRTPVPEEVFDRLDPDLVVLSPGPGNPKDFDCKATIKKARARNLPIFGVCLGLQALAEAYGGELRHLAIPMHGKPSRIRVLEPGLVFSGLGREVTVGRYHSIFADPSSLPRDFMITAESEDGTIMGIEHVKEPIAAVQFHPESIMTLGGDAGMRMIENVVAHLARRAKTKAA; the protein is encoded by the coding sequence ATGGTAACGATCCTTCGGGATGACGGTGCGGAAATCTACGAGACGAAGGGCGGCATCACCGTCACCCGGCAGCGCCGGCCGACGCCCTATGCGGATGCGGTTTTGTCCTATATCGACAAGCTCGACGAGCGCCGTGGCGCTGTCTTCTCCTCCAACTACGAATATCCTGGCCGCTACACGCGTTGGGACACCGCCATCGTCGATCCGCCGCTCGGCCTGTCCTGCAATGGGCGCGATGTCTGGATCGAAGCCTATAACGAGCGCGGTGAAGTCATTCTCGGCTTCATCGCGGAGAAGCTGAAGACGGTTTCAGAGGTCGTTCTCGGCGCTTCGACGCCGCGCCGGCTCGATCTGACCGTAAAGACGCCGGATCGCGTCTTTACCGAGGAAGAGCGCTCGAAAATGCCAACGGTCTTCACCGTGCTACGCGCCGTGACCGATCTCTTCTACTCGCAGGCGGATGCCAGCATCGGCTTCTACGGTGCCTTCGGCTATGATCTCGCCTTCCAGTTCGACGCGATCGATCTGAAGCTCAAGCGCCCGGACGACCAGCGCGACATGGTGCTCTACCTGCCGGACGAAATCCTGGTGGTGGACAACTATTCCGCCAAGGCCTGGATCGACCGGTACGATTTCGCAAAGGGCGGCCAATCGACGGAAGGCAAGTCGGGCGAGATCGCGCCCGAGCCATTCCGGCACACCGATGCCATTCCGCCGAAGAGCGATCATCGTCCCGGCGAATATGCCGAGCTGGTGGTCAAGGCGAAGGAGAGCTTCCGCAAGGGCGATCTCTTCGAAGTCGTGCCCGGCCAGAAGTTTATGGAGCGCTGCGAGAGCAAGCCATCGGATATTTCCAAGCGCCTGAAGGCGATCAATCCGTCTCCCTATTCCTTCTTCATCAATCTCGGTAATCAGGAATATCTCGTCGGCGCTTCGCCTGAGATGTTCGTGCGCGTTTCCGGCCGCCGCATCGAGACCTGCCCGATCTCGGGCACGATCAAGCGCGGCGACGATCCGATCGCCGACAGCGAGCAGATCCTGAAGCTCTTGAACTCCAAGAAGGACGAGTCCGAGCTGACCATGTGCTCAGACGTCGACCGAAACGACAAGAGCCGCGTCTGCGAGCCGGGTTCGGTCAAGGTCATCGGCCGTCGGCAGATCGAGATGTATTCGCGCCTCATCCACACGGTCGACCATATCGAGGGCCGCCTGCGCGATGACATGGACGCCTTCGACGGCTTCCTGAGCCACGCCTGGGCCGTCACCGTCACCGGTGCGCCGAAGCTTTGGGCCATGCGCTTCATCGAAAGCCATGAAAAGAGCCCGCGCGCCTGGTATGGCGGCGCGATCGGCATGGTCGGCTTCAACGGCGACATGAACACCGGCCTGACGCTGCGCACTGTTCGCATCAAGGACGGTATTGCCGAGGTGCGGGCCGGCGCGACGCTGCTCAACGACTCGATCCCCGAGGAAGAAGAAGCCGAAACCGAACTGAAGGCCTCCGCCATGCTTTCCGCTATCCGTGACGCCAAGACCGGCAATTCCGGCAAACAGCAACGGGACGTCGCTTCCGTCGGCAAGGGTGTGAAGATCCTGCTTGTCGACCATGAAGACAGCTTCGTCCATACGCTTGCCAACTACTTCCGCCAGACGGGGGCGACGGTTTCGACCGTGCGTACGCCGGTGCCGGAAGAAGTCTTCGACCGGCTCGATCCGGATCTCGTCGTGCTATCGCCTGGTCCCGGCAATCCGAAGGATTTCGATTGCAAGGCGACGATCAAGAAGGCGAGGGCGCGCAACCTGCCGATCTTCGGCGTCTGCCTCGGCTTGCAGGCGCTGGCCGAAGCTTATGGCGGCGAGCTGCGCCATCTGGCAATCCCGATGCATGGGAAGCCCTCGCGCATCCGCGTGCTGGAGCCGGGCCTGGTCTTCTCCGGTCTTGGCCGCGAAGTGACCGTTGGTCGTTATCACTCGATCTTTGCCGATCCGTCGAGCCTGCCGCGCGACTTCATGATCACGGCCGAGAGCGAAGACGGCACGATCATGGGCATCGAGCATGTGAAGGAGCCGATCGCAGCCGTCCAGTTCCACCCGGAATCGATCATGACGCTCGGCGGCGATGCCGGCATGCGGATGATCGAGAATGTCGTGGCGCATCTGGCGCGCCGGGCAAAGACGAAGGCCGCCTGA
- a CDS encoding DUF805 domain-containing protein, with translation MTSLILNDRLNRPAYWMFICIFLGIRIGAVVLTEMGYISGFVRLMDFILFFVASVLGARLRDFGWSAFWGWAGVAVFNVVVPLGIIFLLKPVLLPSGGLSGSAGGYNTLLSTLPFFALIVAVGSPPSDPNSKYRRPSQYNIVVSESARQFAQHWILPPLSIFRRRVSRSAYWAGLVIVLLILFAQFIAEESNKGRLLVASLLALAVAVAALLAAARLRDFGWSGLWGWGSVVGLSLAVPIATISLIGESRMVTLPMHIVLGSLFLCMAVIVIVGIPAGNPGPNKYGPPFRWKKNNVA, from the coding sequence TTGACGAGCTTGATTCTGAACGATCGCCTCAACCGCCCGGCATATTGGATGTTCATCTGCATATTCTTGGGAATTCGGATCGGAGCCGTTGTTCTGACCGAGATGGGTTACATTTCCGGTTTCGTACGTCTTATGGACTTCATCCTTTTCTTCGTCGCGTCCGTTTTGGGAGCACGACTGCGAGATTTTGGATGGTCAGCTTTTTGGGGTTGGGCGGGGGTGGCGGTGTTCAATGTCGTTGTTCCTTTGGGAATAATATTTTTACTGAAACCGGTGCTCCTGCCTAGCGGTGGGTTAAGTGGTTCTGCTGGAGGCTATAATACTTTGCTTTCTACCCTGCCATTTTTTGCTCTGATAGTAGCTGTCGGGTCTCCGCCAAGCGATCCGAATAGCAAATATAGGAGGCCCTCACAGTATAACATCGTCGTATCGGAATCCGCGCGACAGTTTGCGCAGCACTGGATTCTTCCGCCTTTATCCATTTTCAGACGACGTGTGAGCCGCTCAGCCTATTGGGCTGGCTTGGTGATTGTCCTTCTAATACTTTTCGCTCAGTTCATAGCTGAAGAAAGCAACAAAGGAAGACTTTTGGTGGCTTCGTTGCTCGCGCTCGCCGTCGCTGTTGCCGCGCTGCTCGCTGCTGCACGTTTGCGTGATTTTGGATGGTCAGGACTCTGGGGATGGGGCAGTGTTGTTGGCTTAAGTCTAGCGGTTCCGATAGCGACGATTTCTTTGATAGGGGAGAGCCGGATGGTCACTTTGCCGATGCATATAGTGTTGGGGTCCCTTTTTCTTTGCATGGCTGTAATCGTCATCGTTGGTATCCCGGCAGGAAATCCCGGTCCCAATAAATATGGCCCACCCTTCCGCTGGAAGAAAAATAACGTGGCTTAA
- a CDS encoding ABC-F family ATP-binding cassette domain-containing protein: MTLINLRNLGVTMSAPLFSNLNFTVDAGDRVGMVAANGRGKTTLLNCITGRQEPTTGEITRARGLRVGYVEQNVPAALLDVSFYEAVLQALPKEQVESESWRVDVTLDSLDVPTAMRERTLAQLSGGWQRLAMLARVWVTEPDVLLLDEPTNHLDLAKIALLEDWLNAMPRDVPVIIASHDRAFLDAVCSRTLFLRQDQSPTYVLPYSRARAALDEVDASDERRYQKEMKTAQQLRKQAAKLYNLGVNSGSDLLTVKTKQLKARAEKLEDSARPGYRERSSGSIKLANRGIHAKVLLTLEDASVTTLDGTLLFKTGQQWICQGDRIVLLGQNGAGKTRLVEMIRRAITDQAVGGTIKPTPSIVLGYSDQGLSNLGQKDTPLGMITRLFELGEQRARTLLVGVGINIDMQGKEIGRLSGGQKARLAMLALRLTNPNFYLLDEPTNHLDIDGQEALEGELTANEASCLLVSHDRSFVRSIGNRFWLIDRRRLVEVDGPEEFFEAAREKD, from the coding sequence ATGACTCTGATCAATCTCCGCAATCTGGGCGTCACCATGAGTGCGCCGCTGTTTTCCAATCTGAATTTCACCGTCGATGCCGGTGATCGCGTCGGCATGGTCGCCGCGAATGGGCGCGGCAAGACCACACTGCTCAACTGCATCACGGGTAGGCAGGAGCCGACCACGGGCGAGATCACCCGCGCGCGAGGCTTGCGCGTCGGCTACGTCGAACAGAATGTGCCGGCCGCGCTGCTGGACGTCTCCTTCTATGAGGCCGTCCTTCAAGCCTTGCCTAAGGAGCAGGTGGAGAGCGAGAGCTGGCGCGTCGATGTCACTCTCGATTCGCTTGATGTACCGACGGCGATGCGGGAAAGAACATTGGCTCAGCTCAGCGGCGGCTGGCAGCGGCTTGCCATGCTTGCTCGCGTCTGGGTAACCGAGCCCGATGTGCTGCTGCTCGACGAGCCGACCAACCATCTCGATCTCGCCAAGATCGCGCTGCTGGAGGATTGGCTGAACGCGATGCCGCGCGACGTGCCTGTCATCATCGCCAGCCACGACCGTGCCTTCCTCGATGCTGTCTGCAGCCGAACCCTGTTTCTGCGCCAGGACCAGTCGCCAACCTATGTGCTGCCATATAGCCGGGCGCGTGCGGCGCTGGACGAGGTCGATGCCTCGGATGAACGTCGCTACCAGAAGGAGATGAAGACGGCACAGCAGCTGCGCAAACAGGCGGCCAAGCTCTACAATCTCGGCGTCAACTCCGGCAGTGATCTCTTAACCGTCAAGACGAAGCAATTGAAGGCGCGGGCCGAGAAATTGGAGGACAGCGCGAGACCGGGCTACCGCGAGCGTTCCTCCGGCTCGATCAAGCTTGCCAATCGCGGCATTCACGCCAAGGTGCTTCTGACGCTGGAGGATGCTTCGGTGACCACACTCGACGGTACGCTGCTGTTCAAGACCGGTCAGCAGTGGATTTGCCAGGGCGACCGCATCGTGCTGCTTGGGCAGAATGGCGCGGGCAAGACGCGGCTCGTGGAGATGATACGCAGGGCCATAACCGATCAGGCCGTCGGCGGTACGATCAAGCCGACGCCATCCATCGTGCTCGGCTACAGCGATCAGGGGCTCTCCAATCTCGGCCAAAAGGACACGCCGCTCGGCATGATCACACGCCTGTTCGAGCTCGGCGAGCAACGTGCCCGCACGCTGCTGGTCGGGGTCGGGATCAATATCGATATGCAGGGCAAAGAGATCGGCCGTCTGTCCGGCGGGCAGAAGGCGCGGCTTGCCATGCTGGCGCTGCGGTTGACCAATCCCAACTTTTACCTGCTCGACGAGCCGACAAACCATCTGGACATCGATGGTCAGGAGGCGCTGGAGGGCGAGCTGACGGCGAATGAGGCAAGTTGCCTTCTCGTCTCGCACGACCGCAGCTTCGTGCGATCTATCGGCAATCGCTTCTGGCTGATCGACCGGAGGCGATTGGTCGAAGTGGATGGGCCGGAAGAGTTCTTCGAAGCGGCCAGAGAGAAGGATTAA
- a CDS encoding TonB-dependent hemoglobin/transferrin/lactoferrin family receptor, which yields MVVRRSRSVLLACTAFLALGLATTSFAQTAAQSEEATGEAAKGDRVTNLKPIMVTGKGKANKDVLAGSPTTSETTAQDIDDKQITRIEDLGRSTEVGVGFNRATGGVNIRGLGDDRVLTTVDGIQIPFLLDASRGSANGANNGGNGGVNSFDFNALSSVDIVRGADSSRAGSGALGGAFVLRTLEPEDLIAPGSTWGGVFKFGYNGDDRSIGGSAAVAKRIDNTAVLFQGGYTHGHELENNGDVGGYSTKRTEANPADYNQRSGLFKIRQYTDIGTFGITAEHYNKDKTTDLMTLQSPTGNFRPGNYNGTDNVERNRVSLDYKYEAESADSLLDAANAVFYWQNLLREGGVEGYRYTSVIGDYWRRNEMEDRSIGFAGNASKSFDTGSLHHQVTFGLDVAFDKVHQYSAGEDSCELPRWRASCAFLHTNQSDMPDVDGKRVGVFIDDKIELGSSNIYLTPGLRFDWYDYSPKNTAAYRDSANYNGLPSGQSDSRFSPKLRASYQPQDNVELYAQWAMAFRAPSVSELYVNYGVPGGYVTYGNPDLKPETSNGVEIGTNLGDDDFGGHVGAFYNKYKNFIDTLNYRDPTGTYPLGITEYFNRANVRMFGIEVNAHKTFDNGIHIKGSVAYVNGKDSDTGQWINSVAPAKAAFTVGYATDVWGTDLTFVTATREAKKTGDTLQTPAYGIFDLTAWWEPEQVKGLSIRGGVYNIFNKTYYDALNAPSYSGTLIQPASYYSEPGRTFKLTLTQRF from the coding sequence ATGGTTGTCCGGCGCTCACGCTCGGTCCTCTTGGCATGCACCGCGTTTCTGGCCCTTGGGCTGGCGACGACATCTTTTGCGCAGACTGCAGCTCAGAGCGAAGAGGCGACGGGCGAGGCCGCCAAGGGCGATCGTGTTACCAACCTGAAGCCGATCATGGTGACAGGGAAGGGCAAAGCGAACAAGGATGTGCTTGCCGGTTCTCCGACCACAAGTGAGACGACGGCCCAGGACATCGACGACAAGCAAATCACACGTATCGAGGACCTTGGCCGCAGCACCGAGGTCGGCGTCGGCTTCAACCGTGCGACCGGCGGCGTCAATATTCGCGGCCTTGGCGACGACCGTGTGCTGACGACGGTCGACGGCATCCAAATTCCTTTCCTTCTCGATGCTTCGCGCGGCAGTGCCAATGGCGCCAACAATGGCGGCAATGGCGGCGTCAACAGCTTCGATTTCAACGCGCTTTCGAGCGTCGACATCGTGCGTGGTGCCGATTCCAGCCGTGCCGGTTCGGGCGCTCTCGGCGGTGCCTTCGTTCTGCGTACGCTGGAGCCGGAAGATCTGATTGCGCCCGGCTCTACCTGGGGCGGTGTTTTTAAGTTCGGCTATAATGGCGACGACCGCAGCATCGGCGGATCAGCGGCGGTTGCCAAGCGCATCGACAATACCGCCGTTCTCTTCCAGGGCGGCTACACGCATGGTCATGAGCTTGAGAACAACGGCGATGTCGGCGGCTATTCCACCAAGCGTACCGAGGCTAACCCGGCTGACTACAATCAGAGAAGCGGCCTGTTTAAGATCCGTCAATATACCGACATCGGCACCTTCGGCATCACGGCCGAGCACTACAACAAGGATAAAACCACCGATCTGATGACCCTGCAGAGTCCGACCGGAAACTTCCGGCCCGGCAACTATAACGGGACAGACAATGTCGAGCGCAATCGTGTGTCGCTCGATTACAAATATGAAGCCGAGAGTGCCGATTCGCTGCTCGATGCCGCCAACGCCGTTTTCTATTGGCAGAATCTTCTGCGTGAAGGCGGTGTGGAAGGCTATCGCTATACGTCCGTCATCGGCGACTATTGGCGTCGTAATGAAATGGAAGACCGCAGCATCGGCTTCGCCGGCAACGCATCGAAGTCTTTCGATACCGGCAGCCTGCATCACCAGGTCACTTTTGGTCTCGATGTCGCCTTCGACAAGGTTCACCAGTACTCGGCCGGTGAGGATAGCTGCGAACTTCCTCGCTGGCGTGCTTCTTGCGCCTTCCTGCATACCAACCAGTCCGATATGCCCGATGTGGACGGCAAGCGCGTCGGCGTCTTCATCGATGACAAGATCGAATTGGGCTCCAGCAATATCTATTTGACGCCGGGTCTTCGCTTCGACTGGTACGATTACTCGCCGAAGAACACGGCTGCCTATCGCGACAGCGCCAACTATAATGGCCTGCCCTCCGGGCAATCCGACAGCCGCTTTTCGCCGAAGCTGCGCGCCTCCTATCAGCCTCAGGACAATGTCGAGCTCTATGCGCAATGGGCGATGGCCTTCCGTGCGCCCAGTGTCAGCGAACTCTACGTCAACTACGGCGTGCCCGGCGGTTATGTCACCTACGGCAACCCCGACCTGAAGCCCGAAACCAGCAACGGCGTCGAAATCGGCACCAACCTCGGCGACGACGATTTCGGCGGCCATGTCGGTGCGTTCTATAACAAGTACAAGAACTTCATCGATACGCTGAACTATCGCGATCCCACAGGCACCTATCCGCTCGGGATCACCGAATACTTCAATCGCGCCAACGTCCGCATGTTCGGTATCGAGGTCAACGCACACAAGACGTTCGACAACGGCATCCACATTAAGGGCTCGGTCGCCTACGTGAACGGCAAGGACTCCGATACCGGTCAATGGATCAATTCCGTCGCTCCGGCCAAGGCCGCCTTCACCGTCGGCTATGCGACCGACGTCTGGGGAACGGACCTGACCTTTGTCACCGCGACGCGCGAGGCGAAGAAGACCGGCGACACGCTGCAGACCCCGGCCTATGGCATCTTCGATCTCACAGCCTGGTGGGAGCCGGAGCAGGTGAAGGGCCTCAGCATTCGCGGCGGTGTCTACAACATCTTCAACAAGACCTATTACGACGCTCTCAACGCGCCGTCCTATAGCGGCACGCTAATCCAGCCAGCTTCCTATTATTCCGAGCCCGGCCGGACCTTCAAGCTGACGCTGACGCAGAGATTCTGA
- a CDS encoding extensin family protein has product MLFRIISLVSAAVLLMATSLPQTGPIPEQKPDQEQVRPDGKAPIPAEKPAASPNGPVIPAEKPTSQPEEQTSGQQMQGPPRPPLTIASEPDDEHQACLKALTAIGSTFKEIARIDDGNGCGIDKPIALSSPLPGIEFKPEGQMRCEAALALAQWMKESVIPSAAALDNGKIVTINQASTYVCRLRNNASTGKISEHARGNAIDVASFAFENGKTIAIEPRREDPTLTGAFQRAASASACLYFTTVLDPESDAAHETHFHLDVIERNGGFRYCH; this is encoded by the coding sequence ATGCTGTTTAGAATTATCTCATTAGTCTCCGCCGCCGTCCTTCTCATGGCCACGTCTCTCCCTCAGACCGGCCCGATACCCGAGCAAAAACCGGATCAGGAACAAGTTCGGCCGGATGGCAAAGCGCCGATCCCTGCAGAAAAACCCGCAGCATCACCAAACGGCCCTGTCATTCCGGCGGAAAAGCCGACGTCACAGCCGGAGGAACAAACAAGCGGCCAACAGATGCAAGGCCCTCCCCGTCCGCCCCTGACCATCGCTTCCGAGCCGGATGACGAACACCAGGCCTGCCTGAAGGCACTGACCGCCATCGGATCAACCTTCAAAGAGATCGCCCGTATCGACGATGGCAACGGCTGCGGCATCGACAAGCCGATTGCGCTTAGCTCCCCGCTGCCGGGCATAGAATTCAAGCCCGAAGGGCAAATGCGCTGCGAAGCCGCTCTCGCCTTGGCCCAATGGATGAAGGAAAGTGTCATTCCGTCAGCCGCGGCATTGGACAATGGCAAGATCGTCACGATCAACCAAGCATCGACCTATGTCTGCCGGCTGCGCAACAATGCTTCCACCGGCAAAATCTCCGAGCATGCCCGCGGCAACGCCATAGATGTCGCGAGCTTTGCCTTCGAAAACGGCAAGACCATCGCAATCGAACCGCGGCGCGAAGATCCGACGCTGACAGGCGCATTCCAGCGCGCAGCCAGCGCCTCGGCCTGCCTTTATTTCACGACCGTTCTGGACCCGGAGAGCGACGCCGCGCACGAAACCCACTTCCATCTCGACGTCATCGAGAGGAATGGCGGCTTTCGCTATTGCCACTAG